In Mycolicibacter virginiensis, the DNA window TGACGGTCTTCAGCGCCAGGAACAAGGTGTCGTCGTAGCGCTCCAGCTTGGGCCGTTGATGCGCCTGAACAGCGTCTTCGACGGACAGCGGGTGCAGTTGGAAGGTGGCGGCGACGCCTTGCATCTGGGCCTCGCCCGGTTCATGCAGGCCAACCCAAACGAATGCTTCTTGGCCACCGGCCTCGATCTCGCGCACTTTGGCCCGTGCGCCGGCGGGGGTGAATTCGCCGGGAATCCGCTCGCCGTCTGCATAGACACCGCAGTCGACCAGCACTCGGGGTGTCGGGTCTTGCAACGCCGTCATGGCCGCTCTCCCTCCGGCGCAGGTGCCGGTCAAATGCTACGCGTCTGGCGCCAACGTGCACGGTGAGTGCGATCCAGGGCGGGAGGTCCCGAACTTTCGGCGACGACGCCGGTGCGCTAGTTTCGACCCGGACCAAAGCCAGACCAGCCGAACTCGTTCGAGGAGCACTTGACGTGAGCAAAACCCCACTCAAGGTGGCCGTCACCGGCGCCGCCGGCCAGATCGGCTACAGCCTGTTGTTCCGCCTGGCCAGCGGCTCGTTGCTCGGCCCCGACCGGCCGATCGAACTGCGCCTGCTGGAGATCGAGCCTGCCCTCAAGGCGCTCGAGGGTGTCGTCATGGAGCTCGACGACTGTGCCTTCCCGTTGCTGTCGGGTGTGCAGATCGGCTCGGACGCGAACACGATCTTCGACGGCGTCAACCTGGCGCTGCTGGTCGGCGCCCGCCCGCGTGGTCCGGGCATGGAGCGCAGCGACCTGCTCGAGGCCAACGGTGCGATCTTCACCGCGCAGGGCAAGGCCCTCAACGCGGTCGCGGCCTCCGACATCCGGGTGGGTGTGACCGGCAACCCGGCCAACACCAACGCGCTGATCGCGATGACCAACGCCCCCGACATCCCCAACGAGCGCTTCTCCGCGCTGACCCGCCTGGACCACAACCGGGCCATCTCGCAGCTGGCCGCCAAGACCGGTGCCAAGGTCACCGACATCAAGAAGATGACGATCTGGGGCAACCACTCCGCGAGCCAGTACCCGGACCTGTTCCACGCCGAGGTCGGCGGGCGTAACGCCGCCGAGGTCGTCAACGACCAGGCCTGGATCGAGAACGACTTCATCCCCACCGTCGCCAAGCGTGGCGCGGCGATCATCGACGCCCGTGGTGCCTCGTCGGCGGCCTCCGCCGCGTCGGCCACCGTCGACGCAGCGCGGAGCTGGCTGCTCGGCACCCCCGACAACGACTGGGTGTCGATGGCCGTGGTCTCCGACGGCTCGTACGGTGTGCCGGAGGGCCTGATCTCCTCGTTCCCGGTCACCACCTCCGGCGGTGACTGGAGCATCGTGCAGGGCCTGGAGATCGACGACTTCTCCCGCAGCCGGATCGATGCTTCGACCGCTGAGCTGGCCGAGGAGCGCGAGGCCGTCACCGGCCTGGGCCTGATCTGAGGCGCTAAGCCCGGCGGGCGACTTCCTGTGCGAGCTGCACTCGGGAGGTGAGCCCGAGCTTGGTATAGACGTGCGTCAGATGCGTCTGCACGGTGCGCGGTGAAACGAAGAGCCGAGCGGCAATGTCTTTGTTGGACAGTCCGTCGCTGACCAGCCGGGCGACGTCGAGCTCGGTCGGGGTGAGCGATCCCCAGCCGTTGGCGGGGCGTTTGCGTTCCCCGCGCCCGCGCAGCGCGTAGCCGATGGCGTCCGCGGTGGACAGTGCGGCGCCCTCGGCCCAAGCGGAGTCAAAGGTGTTGTCGTCCATCGACTCTCGAAGTGCGGTCAGCCAGGTATGCCAGTCGGCGTCGTGGATCTTCAGCCGGACGTTGCCGGTGCGTGCCCGGATGCCGTGGGCGGCGCCGAACAACCGGGCGGCTTCTTGGGTGCTGGCAGCGCGAGTCGCCGTGGCGCCCAGGCACTCGAAGATCTCGGGCACCCCGGTCTGTGCCTTGATGCCGGCGGCGATCGTGAGTGCTTCGTAGAGGTCGCGCTCGGCCCGCTCGGGTTCGCCCTGGGCGATGGCAACGCGCGCACCCGGGACGAGGCTCATCATCCGGTACCACCCTGTGGTTGCGGCGACGCCGTCTTCGGCCCACCGCGCAGCGGCAGCTAGATCGCCCAGTGCCACAGCGGTCTCGGCCCGGCACCAGCGGAATATGGCGGCGATCTGGTCGTAGACACCGATGTGGTGCCACATCCGCTCGTGGGCATGTGCCGCTGCCGCCGCGTCGCCACCGGCCAATGCCACCAGCCCCACTGCCATATAGGCGACGCCCTCGTGCACGCCGCTGAGTTCGGAGCCGGTTTCGATCAGTGCCGCCAACACCTCGTCGGCCTGGCCGACCTCGCGCCGAAAAGCCAACGCCAGAGCCATGTTCTGTAAGCCCAGGAATCGGTTGAGCAGGTCTGCCGCGCCGTCTGCCTCCACGATCATCTCGCGACAGCGCGCGATCTCCCCGGCCAGATCGCCTTGCATGTAGCTCGCCATGCCTTGCCAGTTGCGGCAGTAGCGTGAGTTGAACTGGTCGCCAATGGAATCGGCTAGGTCGCGCCCCTGTTGGCCGATCGCGAAGGCGCCATTGAGGTCACCGGTGACCGCGGCTGCGTAGGTCTGCCAACCGAGAATCTGGCTCAGCCGCCAGCGGTCATCCAGTGCGCGGGCCAGCTCGATCGCTTCGGCGAAGTACGGCGCCGCCACTTCCGCTTTGTAGGCGGCAATGCTGACGCAGGCGGTCAACGCCCGGGCCAGCAGCGCCGGATCGTCGAGGTCCCGCGCGATCGCGACCGCCTCCTGCGCTTCGTCCAAACTGTTCAACGCGAGGCCCCAGGCGTTGAGCAGCGCGTGATCGGCCAAGGCCCGGGCCCGTACCGCACGTGCCAGCTCGATACCTCGTGACGCACTGTCGCGCAGCGCGGCGTCAAACCAGGCCACGCCTTCGGCGATGCGGCCGTGTCCCAGCCAGAGTGGAAGCAGGGATGAGGCCAGGGTCAAGGCATGCTCTGGCTCGTCGTTCTCTTGGCTCCACGCGAAAGCAGCACGGAGATTGTCGATCTCGGCGTCCGCTCGCGCCAGCATCAGTTCGTGCCCGTCATGCGGCGGGTTGTCCAGTGCGGCCGCCATCGCGGTGTAGTGGTCGCGGTGACGGGCGCGAATGGCGTCGGCTTCGCCGGACTCGCCCAGCTTTTCCATGGCGTACTGGCGCACCATCTCCAGCATCCGGTATCGCGTTCGGCCGCCTGCGTTTTCAGCGATCACGAGCGACTTGTCCACCAACAGGGTGAGTTGGTCGAGCACCTGATGGCTCGCGATGGCGCCGCATCCGGCCACGGCCTGGGCGGCGTCGAGACGAAAGCCATCCATGAAGGCGGCGAGTCGCCGGAACAACACCCGCTCGGGATCGGTGAGCAGGGCATGCGACCAGTCGACGGAGGCGTGCAGCGTCTGCTGGCGACGAACCGCGCGGCGCGAACCGCCGGTGAGCAGCCGGAACCGGTCGTGCAGCCCCTCGAGGATCTCCTCGAGCGACAACGCGCGCACCCGCGCGGCTGCGAGCTCGATCGCCAGTGGCATGCCATCCAGGCGCCGGCAGATCTCCGCGATCGCGGCGGCATTGTCGTCGGTGATCTGAAAGTCCGGACGGGCGTGGCGGGCTCGGTCGGTGAACAAGGCGATGGACTCGTCGGCCAGTGACAGCGAGGGCACTCGCCAGACCACTTCGCCGTCCACCGCGATCGGTTCTCGGCTGGTGGCCAGGAACGTCACTTGGGAGCAGGCGCCGAGCAGGCCGAGCAGCAGCGCTGCGGACGCATCGAGGAGATGTTCGCAGTTGTCCAGCACCATCAGCAGATGCCGCTCGCCGACGCACCGGATCAGCGTGTCCATCGCGGAGCGATCCGGCTGATCCGGCAGTCCTAGCGCCCGAGCCGCGATCATCGGCACCAGCTCCGGATCGGTGATCGGCGCCAGATCCACGTAGCAGATGCCATCGGCGAATTGGTCCGCCAGCAGGCCGGCGATCTGTACCGCGAGCCGGGTCTTGCCTGCACCCCCCGAACCGGTCAACGTGACCAACCGACCCTCGCCCAACAGCGCCCGGACGTCATCGATCTGGGCGCCACGTCCGATGAAGCTGGTCAGCTGCGGGGGCAGATGGGTGGACGCGACGGCCGTGGATGCCCGCAGTGGTGGAAAGTCGTTGCTCAGATCCGGGTGGCACAGCTGCAGCACGCGTTCGGGACGGGGCAGCCCGCGCAGCGGGTAGCTGCCCAACTCGATGAGCCACGCACCGTCGGGAAGCCGGTCGATGACCAGGGCTTCGGTGATTGCCGACAGGACGGTTTGGCCGCCATGCCCCAAGTCGCGGATGCGGGCGGTGCGGTTGATGGTCGGCCCGATGTAGTTGCCCGCCTCACTGGTTTGGCCGCGCAACTGCACCTCGCCGCTGTGCAGACCGATGCGGAGCCGAATCGGTGCCAGCGGTGCGCGTTGGAGCGCCAAGGCGCAAGCGACCGCGTCGCTGGCCCGGGCGAACGCCGCCACGAAGCTGTCGCCCTCGCCCTGCTCGACGGGTCGCACCCCGTCATGGGCGGCGAGGACCTCGGCGAGGGTGTGGTCCAGGCGCGCGATCGCGGCCGTCATCTGTTCGGCCTGGGTCTCCCAGAGTCGCGTGGAGCCTTCGACGTCGGCCAGCAGCAACGTCACCGTTCCGGTCGGGAGTTCGCTCACGCCCAACTCACTCCAGTTCGCCGCCGGCGTGTCCGTGCGTTCGCTCATGTTAGCCAGCATGCGACCCGCCAGGCCGGCAAAACATCAGCGAAAGCGCGTAGATGCCCATGCGGGATGCGCTGGCTGCCCCCAGCCGATCGAAAGAATGCAAAGCCAGCGAAGTACCCTGGACTATCGATGCCCGAGAACCTTGCGATGAACAGCTCGCCGATCGTCATCGGAGACGAAGAGATCTTCGAAGCCCACACGGGCGGGAAGATTTCCGTCGACCTCAAAACCCCGCTGGACACCCAGCGCGCGTTGTCGATCGCCTACACCCCGGGGGTGGCGCAGGTCAGTCGCGCCATTGCCGCGGACCACACGCTGGCGGCCCGCTACACCTGGGCGCACCGGCTGGTAGCCGTGGTCAGCGACGGAACGTCGGTACTGGGGCTGGGTGACCTTGGCCCGACGGCGTCCCTGCCGGTGATGGAGGGCAAGGCCGCGCTGTTCAAGACGTTCGCCGGCCTGGACTCCATTCCGATCGTGCTGGACACCAAGGACCCGGACGAGATCGTCGAGACGCTGGTGCGGTTGCGCCCGTCGTTCGGTGCGGTCAATCTGGAGGACATCTCCGCCCCGCGATGCTTTGAGATCGAGCGGCGCGTGATTGAGGCGCTGGACTGCCCGGTGATGCACGATGACCAGCACGGCACCGCGATCGTGGCCTTGGCGGCTCTGCTGGGTGCGGCCAAGGTGCTCGACCGCGACATCGCGTCGCTGCGAGTGGTGGTTTCCGGTGCCGGCGCCGCCGGTGTGGCCTGCGCGAACATCCTGCTGTCGCGGGGCGTCTCGGAGATGATCGTGCTGGATTCGCAGGGCGTGCTGCATCCGGAGCGCTCCGGTATGAACGACGTCAAGCTTGAGCTGGCGCAGCGGACCAACCCGCGTGGTCTGACCGGCGGCCTGGCCGAGGCTCTGGCCGGCGCCGACGTCTTCCTGGGCGCGTCCGGTGGCGTGGTGCCCGAGGAGCTGATCGCGTCGATGGCGCCGGGTGGCGTGGTGTTCGCACTGTCGAACCCCGATCCCGAGATCCACCCTGACCTGGCGGCCAAATACGCGGCAGTGGTGGCGACCGGCCGCAGCGATTTCCCGAATCAGATCAACAACGTGCTGGCCTTCCCCGGGGTGTTCCGTGGTGCGCTGGACGCCGGTGCGCGCCGCATCACCGAGGCGATGAAGTTGGCTGCGGCCGAGGCGATCTTCTCCGTCGTCGCCGACGAGCTGGCGCCAGACCGTATCGTGCCGAGCCCGCTGGACCCCCGGGTCGAGCCGGCCGTTGCGGCCGCTGTTGCGGCGGCCGCCGACGCCGCGTCGTAGAGCGCACGGTGCCCAGGCCGCTAGGACATCACCTGCGCCGCCTGGCGCTCGGATGCGCAGCTGTGCTGCTCGCCGGTTGTGGTGCCCATCCGGGGCCGCCGCCGCTGAGTGTGGGAATGTCGCCGGATCCGCAGTCGCAGGTCCTGGGCCATCTGTATGCGAGCGCGCTGCGCGGTACCGGTGCCGTGGTGCGGCTGGAGTCCGTCGCCGATCCGGTAGCCGGGTTGGATGCGGGGGAGTTGACTGTCGTTCCCGGTTTCACCGGCCGCTTGTTGGCGACGTTCGCACGCGATTCGGCGGCCCGCTCCGATCGGGGCGTCTACTGGGCGTTGGCCGGCGCACTGCCGGAGGGTCTCGCGGTCGGTGACTACGCCATGACCGCCGAGGACAAGCCCGCATTGGCCGTGACGAAGGCGACCGCGACCGCGTGGGGCGGCACCGACCTGCCCCTGCTCGTCAAACATTGCACTGGGCTGACGGTCGGCGCTGTCGCGGGCGGGTGGGCGCCGAATGTGGTGGGCCGTTGCAGGCTGCCGAAGGTACGCGAATTCCCTGATGACGCAGCGCTGTTCGCTGCGCTTCACGCCCGCCAGATCACCGCGGCGTGGTCCAGTACTGCCGATCCCGACGTGCCGGAAGGGGCCGTGCTGCTCACCGACGCGCGCCCCGCACTGGTGCGCGCCGAGAATGTGGTGCCGCTGTATCGCCGAAACGAGTTGACCGAGGCCCAACTGCTGGCGGTCAATCAGGTGGCCGGCGTGCTCGACACCGACTCACTGACCGATATGCGCCGACAGGTGGCCGACGGCGCCGACCCACAGGGTGTCGTGGACGCTTTCTTGGACGAGCATCCGCTGGGGCGCTAAGGGCGGATGTGTCCAGGGCGCGTGACCCCTAGTTGGGCCTGAATCTGGGGATGACGAACGAGAACAGGCGTTGGTATCGGGAGCCCAGGAGCCGCACCAGCAGGTCCAAACCCCGCGCGTCGTTTCCGATGAGCACGCGGGCGCGGTTCTTGCGGACGCCTTCGAGGATCACTCGGGCGGCCTCTTCGGCGGTGGTGGAGGCAAGCCGGCGGTCGAAGAAGTCGGCCATTGCCGCGGCGTCCAACCCTTCAGCGACGGTGGCGTTGCGGGCGATGGCGGTCTTGATGCCGCCCGGGTGCACCGTGGTCACCTTGACCGGGTGCTTGGCGATGGCCATCTCCTGGTTCAACGCCTCGGTGAAGCCGCGGACCGCGAACTTCGCCGCGTTGTAGGCGGCCTGGCCGGGCATGGACAGCAGCCCGAACAAGCTGGAGATGTTGATGACGTGCCCGTCGCCGGATTCGATCAGGTGCGGCAGGAAGGCCTTGGTGCCGTTGACCACGCCCCAGAAGTCGACGTCCATCACCCGTTCGATGTCCTTGAACGGGCTGATCTCAACGTCTCCGCTGAACGCGATGCCGGCGTTGTTGTAGATCTGGTTGACCTTGCCGAAGTGCTCTTTGACCTCTTCGGCGTAGGCGAGGAACGCTTCGCGCTCGGTGACGTCGAGGCGGTCGGCCTTGACCCGCACGCCCAGCGCGGTCAGCCGCCGCTCGGTCTGGGCAAGCCCCTCGGTGTCGACGTCGCTGATCGCCAGCTGCGCTCCGGAGCGGGCCAGCTCGATGGCCAGCGCTTGACCGATGCCCGATCCGGCACCGGTGACGACGGCGACTTTCCCGGCGAATCCCTGCATGTGCTCTCCCCAACGGTTGGTGGAACACCGAGTTTATCCGGTACCGCCGGTACTGGATTAGCTGCCCTCGGCGAGCGTGCGCGGTTGCTGGCCTCAGCCGAATGCCGAGCGCTGCCCATTTCTCCTCGGCGTTCGGCTTCGTGCCTCAGCCGAATGCCGAGCGCTGCCCATTTCTCCTCGGCGTTCGGCTTCGTGCCTCAGCCGAATGCCGAGTCGATGATCTCCTGCTGCTCGACCGCATGCACCTTCGATGACCCCGACGACGGTGCCGACATCGCGCGCCGCGAGATCCGCTTGACCCCGGTCAGCTTCTCCGGCAACAGTTCCGGCAGCTCCAGACCGAACCGCGGCCACGCGCCCTGGTTAGCCGGTTCCTCCTGCACCCAGAAGAACTCCGTCGCGTTCGGGTAGCGGTCCAGCGTCTCGGCGAGACGGCGCTTGGGCAGCGGCGCCAGCTGCTCGATCCGCACGATCGCGATGTCGTCACGGCCGTCCTTGGCCTTCCGCGTGGCCAGCTCGTAGTAGAGCTTGCCGCTGGTCAGCAGCACCCGGGTGACCTTGCTGCGGTCGCCCACACCGTCCTCGTAGGTGGGTTCCTCGAGCACCGAGCGGAACTTGACGTCGGTGAAGTCCTTGACGTCGCTGATCGCGGCCTTGTTGCGCAGCATCGACTTCGGCGTGAACACGATCAGCGGCCGCTGGATCCCGTCGAGGGCATGCCGGCGCAGCAGGTGGAAGTAGTTCGACGGCGTCGACGGCATCGCGATCGTCATCGAACCCTCCGCCCACAGCTGCAGGAAGCGCTCGATCCGCCCGGAGGTGTGGTCGGGGCCCTGACCCTCATGGCCGTGCGGCAGCAGCAGCACCACGTTGGACAGCTGGCCCCACTTGGCCTCACCAGAGCTGATGAACTCGTCGATGATCGACTGGGCACCGTTGACGAAGTCGCCGAACTGCGCCTCCCACAACACCAGGGCATCGGGGTTGCCGACGGTGTAGCCGTACTCGAAACCGACGGCGGCGAACTCGGACAGCGGCGAGTCATAGACCAGGAACTTGCCGCCGGTCGGGGTGCCGTCGGCGTTAGTGGCCAGCAGCTGCAACGGGCTGAACTCCGCACCGTTGGCCTGGTCGATGATCACCGAATGCCGCTGCGAGAAGGTGCCTCGGCGGGTGTCCTGTCCGGACAGTCGGATCAGCTTGCCTTCGGCGACCAGCGAACCCAGGGCCAGCAGCTCGCCGAACGCCCAGTCCACCTTGCCCTCGTACGCCATCTCGCGGCGTCGCTCCAGCACCGGCAGTACGCGCGGATGCACGGTGAAGCCCTCGGGGATCGCCATGAATGCGTCGCCGATGCGGGCCAGCATCGCCTTGTCGACCGCGGTGTTCAACCCGCGCGGCACCTGCTGCTCGGACTCCACCGACTCACTGGGCAGCGCGGCATGCTTTTCCAGTTCGCGGATCTCGTTGAACACCCGCTCCAGCTGGCCGTGATAGTCGCGCAGCGCGTCCTCGGCCTCCTTCATCGAGATGTCGCCACGGCCGATCAGGTCTTCGGTGTAACTCTTGCGAACGCTGTTCTTGGTGCCGATCACGTCGTACATGTACGGGTTGGTCATCGACGGGTCGTCACCCTCGTTGTGCCCGCGGCGGCGGTAGCACAGCATGTCGATGATGACGTCCTTGTGGAACTTCTGCCGGAAGTCCACCGCCAGCCGGGCCACCCAGTCGCACGCTTCCGGGTCGTCGCCGTTGACGTGGAAGATCGGCGCACCGATCATCTTGGCCACGTCGGTGCAGTACTCGCTGGAACGCGAGTAGTCCGGCGCTGTGGTGAAACCGATCTGGTTGTTGACCACGATGTGGATGGTGCCGCCGACCCGGTAGCCGGGCAGCAGCGCCATGTTCAGCGTCTCGGCGACCACGCCCTGGCCGGCGAATGCGGCGTCGCCGTGCAGCATCATCGGCACCACCGAGAATGGCGGGTCTTCGTCGGTGCCCAGCGCGCCCCGGCCCAGCAGGTCCTGACGGGACCGAACCAGTCCCTCCAGCACCGGGTCGACGGCCTCCAGGTGTGATGGGTTGGCGGTCAGCGACACCTGAATGTCGTTGTCGCCGAACATCTGCAGGTACACCCCGGTGGCACCCAGGTGGTACTTGACGTCGCCGGAGCCGTGCGCCTCGGCCGGGTTGAGGTTGCCCTCGAACTCGGTGAAGATCTGCGAGTAGGGCTTGCCGACGATGTTGGCCAACACGTTGAGCCGGCCGCGGTGCGGCATCCCGATGACAACCTCGTCGAGGCCGTGCTCGGCGCACTGGTCGATGGCGGCGTCCATCATCGGGATGACGGTCTCGGCGCCCTCCAGGGAGAACCGCTTCTGGCCGACGTACTTGGTCTGCAGGAAGCTTTCGAACGCCTCAGCGGCGTTGAGCTTGCTCAGAATGTATTTCTGCTGCGCCACAGTCGGTTTGACGTGCTTGACCTCGATACGCTCCTGTAGCCACTGCTGCTGCTCGGGCTCGAGGATGTGGGTGTACTCCACGCCGACGTGGCGGCAGTAGGCGTCGCGCAGCACCGACAGGATCTCGCGCAGCTTGCGGATGTCACCGCCGGGCAGACCCTCGACTTTGAATTCCCGGTCCAGATCCCACAACGTCAAGCCGTGGCTCTGCACATCCAGGTCTGGGTGGCTGCGGAACCGGGTGTTGTCCAGGCGCAGCGGGTCGATGTCGGCCATCAGGTGGCCGCGGTTGCGGTAGGCGGCGATCAACTCGACGA includes these proteins:
- a CDS encoding malate dehydrogenase, with amino-acid sequence MSKTPLKVAVTGAAGQIGYSLLFRLASGSLLGPDRPIELRLLEIEPALKALEGVVMELDDCAFPLLSGVQIGSDANTIFDGVNLALLVGARPRGPGMERSDLLEANGAIFTAQGKALNAVAASDIRVGVTGNPANTNALIAMTNAPDIPNERFSALTRLDHNRAISQLAAKTGAKVTDIKKMTIWGNHSASQYPDLFHAEVGGRNAAEVVNDQAWIENDFIPTVAKRGAAIIDARGASSAASAASATVDAARSWLLGTPDNDWVSMAVVSDGSYGVPEGLISSFPVTTSGGDWSIVQGLEIDDFSRSRIDASTAELAEEREAVTGLGLI
- a CDS encoding helix-turn-helix transcriptional regulator, producing the protein MSERTDTPAANWSELGVSELPTGTVTLLLADVEGSTRLWETQAEQMTAAIARLDHTLAEVLAAHDGVRPVEQGEGDSFVAAFARASDAVACALALQRAPLAPIRLRIGLHSGEVQLRGQTSEAGNYIGPTINRTARIRDLGHGGQTVLSAITEALVIDRLPDGAWLIELGSYPLRGLPRPERVLQLCHPDLSNDFPPLRASTAVASTHLPPQLTSFIGRGAQIDDVRALLGEGRLVTLTGSGGAGKTRLAVQIAGLLADQFADGICYVDLAPITDPELVPMIAARALGLPDQPDRSAMDTLIRCVGERHLLMVLDNCEHLLDASAALLLGLLGACSQVTFLATSREPIAVDGEVVWRVPSLSLADESIALFTDRARHARPDFQITDDNAAAIAEICRRLDGMPLAIELAAARVRALSLEEILEGLHDRFRLLTGGSRRAVRRQQTLHASVDWSHALLTDPERVLFRRLAAFMDGFRLDAAQAVAGCGAIASHQVLDQLTLLVDKSLVIAENAGGRTRYRMLEMVRQYAMEKLGESGEADAIRARHRDHYTAMAAALDNPPHDGHELMLARADAEIDNLRAAFAWSQENDEPEHALTLASSLLPLWLGHGRIAEGVAWFDAALRDSASRGIELARAVRARALADHALLNAWGLALNSLDEAQEAVAIARDLDDPALLARALTACVSIAAYKAEVAAPYFAEAIELARALDDRWRLSQILGWQTYAAAVTGDLNGAFAIGQQGRDLADSIGDQFNSRYCRNWQGMASYMQGDLAGEIARCREMIVEADGAADLLNRFLGLQNMALALAFRREVGQADEVLAALIETGSELSGVHEGVAYMAVGLVALAGGDAAAAAHAHERMWHHIGVYDQIAAIFRWCRAETAVALGDLAAAARWAEDGVAATTGWYRMMSLVPGARVAIAQGEPERAERDLYEALTIAAGIKAQTGVPEIFECLGATATRAASTQEAARLFGAAHGIRARTGNVRLKIHDADWHTWLTALRESMDDNTFDSAWAEGAALSTADAIGYALRGRGERKRPANGWGSLTPTELDVARLVSDGLSNKDIAARLFVSPRTVQTHLTHVYTKLGLTSRVQLAQEVARRA
- a CDS encoding NAD(P)-dependent malic enzyme, which produces MPENLAMNSSPIVIGDEEIFEAHTGGKISVDLKTPLDTQRALSIAYTPGVAQVSRAIAADHTLAARYTWAHRLVAVVSDGTSVLGLGDLGPTASLPVMEGKAALFKTFAGLDSIPIVLDTKDPDEIVETLVRLRPSFGAVNLEDISAPRCFEIERRVIEALDCPVMHDDQHGTAIVALAALLGAAKVLDRDIASLRVVVSGAGAAGVACANILLSRGVSEMIVLDSQGVLHPERSGMNDVKLELAQRTNPRGLTGGLAEALAGADVFLGASGGVVPEELIASMAPGGVVFALSNPDPEIHPDLAAKYAAVVATGRSDFPNQINNVLAFPGVFRGALDAGARRITEAMKLAAAEAIFSVVADELAPDRIVPSPLDPRVEPAVAAAVAAAADAAS
- a CDS encoding glycine betaine ABC transporter substrate-binding protein, with translation MPRPLGHHLRRLALGCAAVLLAGCGAHPGPPPLSVGMSPDPQSQVLGHLYASALRGTGAVVRLESVADPVAGLDAGELTVVPGFTGRLLATFARDSAARSDRGVYWALAGALPEGLAVGDYAMTAEDKPALAVTKATATAWGGTDLPLLVKHCTGLTVGAVAGGWAPNVVGRCRLPKVREFPDDAALFAALHARQITAAWSSTADPDVPEGAVLLTDARPALVRAENVVPLYRRNELTEAQLLAVNQVAGVLDTDSLTDMRRQVADGADPQGVVDAFLDEHPLGR
- a CDS encoding SDR family NAD(P)-dependent oxidoreductase, whose product is MQGFAGKVAVVTGAGSGIGQALAIELARSGAQLAISDVDTEGLAQTERRLTALGVRVKADRLDVTEREAFLAYAEEVKEHFGKVNQIYNNAGIAFSGDVEISPFKDIERVMDVDFWGVVNGTKAFLPHLIESGDGHVINISSLFGLLSMPGQAAYNAAKFAVRGFTEALNQEMAIAKHPVKVTTVHPGGIKTAIARNATVAEGLDAAAMADFFDRRLASTTAEEAARVILEGVRKNRARVLIGNDARGLDLLVRLLGSRYQRLFSFVIPRFRPN
- a CDS encoding multifunctional oxoglutarate decarboxylase/oxoglutarate dehydrogenase thiamine pyrophosphate-binding subunit/dihydrolipoyllysine-residue succinyltransferase subunit: MSGISSPFGQNEWLVEEMYRKFREDPSSVDPSWHEFLADYKPDAQRGDGAAAPAVTRPEPAAQPAPPTSPAPAAPAPAAPAAAAPAPAAKPAPAAKPAPAAKPAPSQAPAPLADDELQVLRGAAAAVVKNMSTSLEVPTATSVRAVPAKLMIDNRVVINNQLKRTRGGKISFTHLLGYAIVQAVKQFPNMNRHFAEVDGKPNAVTPAHTNLGLAIDLQGAGGKRSLVVAAIKGSESLRFAQFVDAYEDIVRRARDGKLTAEDFAGVTISLTNPGTIGTVHSVPRLMAGQGAIIGVGAMEYPAEFQGASEQRIAELGVGKVITLTSTYDHRIIQGAESGDFLRTVHEMLLSDAFWDEIFFELSIPYEPVRWRTDNPDSVVDKNARVVELIAAYRNRGHLMADIDPLRLDNTRFRSHPDLDVQSHGLTLWDLDREFKVEGLPGGDIRKLREILSVLRDAYCRHVGVEYTHILEPEQQQWLQERIEVKHVKPTVAQQKYILSKLNAAEAFESFLQTKYVGQKRFSLEGAETVIPMMDAAIDQCAEHGLDEVVIGMPHRGRLNVLANIVGKPYSQIFTEFEGNLNPAEAHGSGDVKYHLGATGVYLQMFGDNDIQVSLTANPSHLEAVDPVLEGLVRSRQDLLGRGALGTDEDPPFSVVPMMLHGDAAFAGQGVVAETLNMALLPGYRVGGTIHIVVNNQIGFTTAPDYSRSSEYCTDVAKMIGAPIFHVNGDDPEACDWVARLAVDFRQKFHKDVIIDMLCYRRRGHNEGDDPSMTNPYMYDVIGTKNSVRKSYTEDLIGRGDISMKEAEDALRDYHGQLERVFNEIRELEKHAALPSESVESEQQVPRGLNTAVDKAMLARIGDAFMAIPEGFTVHPRVLPVLERRREMAYEGKVDWAFGELLALGSLVAEGKLIRLSGQDTRRGTFSQRHSVIIDQANGAEFSPLQLLATNADGTPTGGKFLVYDSPLSEFAAVGFEYGYTVGNPDALVLWEAQFGDFVNGAQSIIDEFISSGEAKWGQLSNVVLLLPHGHEGQGPDHTSGRIERFLQLWAEGSMTIAMPSTPSNYFHLLRRHALDGIQRPLIVFTPKSMLRNKAAISDVKDFTDVKFRSVLEEPTYEDGVGDRSKVTRVLLTSGKLYYELATRKAKDGRDDIAIVRIEQLAPLPKRRLAETLDRYPNATEFFWVQEEPANQGAWPRFGLELPELLPEKLTGVKRISRRAMSAPSSGSSKVHAVEQQEIIDSAFG